Genomic segment of Arvicola amphibius chromosome 7, mArvAmp1.2, whole genome shotgun sequence:
GGGATTGAATTGAGGTGACCAAGCTTGTGCAGCAAGTTcctatacccactgagccatctcagtggcctGATCATCTATTCAAATTGCATTTCTTAGCAGTGGCCTAATAGGACATTATGTCTTCTtatcagcttttaaaaaaagaagagtgcTTGGGGAAAATGGAGCAAGAGTTGGACGCACGAACCAGGGAACTTAATCGCACTCAGGAGGAATTGGTTACTTCCAATCAGATATCGTCTGACTTAAGCCAGCAGCTAGAAGAATTGCAGAGACACTGCTCTACGCTGGAAGAACAGAGGTTCTCGCTTGGTCTGTGGGGCCTTTGGGAGAGGTGTTGGTGTGCCATTGCTATAGCCCACCCCCATGTCCCCATTGCTCATCAGAGCTCTTTCTGATCTCAGTGCAGTCCCTCCACGCCATCGTAGCATAGGCACAAGGCCATTCCAGTCCTCTGAGCAGTACAGTCAGATTTGAGTTGTAAAGTTATTGCGTACTCAAAGACAGACCAGAATTCCTTGCTTAGACCTTggtggtcttcctgcttctgaaagCCAGAGAGCTTTTTCACAGAGATAAACTTAGTGTGCTGTAATAACACTTCCAGCCTGAAATAGGAGTTGTGTGCATTCTTCCTTTGGCAAGTGTGCCATAGAGGAAATACCAAAATTTGCttattgtctgttttctttcaatgAAGAGATCATGTGATATCTTCGAAAGCATGTGCAGAACATAAGATTGTAGTCCTGGAACAAAAGGAACAAGAGCTGCAAGCATTCATTCAGCAGCTTTCCATTGATTTGCAAAAGGTAAGCACAGCAGCACAAGTAATACTCTCCTGCTGGAGTGTGTGCTTCTCGTGTGGACCATAGATCTTACTTCCTGTTCTGGCAGGCTGCACTCATGTGGAACCACAACTCAGCAGGTTGCTTAACAGAAAAGACAGTATttccagatgtggtggcacatacctgtagtcAAGGGACTTTGGAAGCGAAGGCAGATACTGGCTTTGAAAACAATGTGCactatcaatatatatatatatatactggaaGAAGTGAAGGAGGAACATAAAATTGTATCCTAACAGAAATTCTCAAAGggtaatatttatttgttttgttttgtttttgattggcaATCTAAATTGCTTAAAGTGATTTAGAACTTGGAATTCTCGAACCTCACCCTCCCAGATAGCTGAGATTAACAGTTTGTGTCACTGTCTCCATATAAAGTGTGTCATTTGTTCTGCCCATGTCTTATGGGCCTGAAAGTATAGTGCATCTATAGGACACTTGCTTAgcgtgaggccctgagttcagtacTTACCGccttaaagaaaaatagtattaCGTCTGTCTTAGAGCACCACATAATAGACCTGGAGTAGAAGAGTGTCACTGACATGGCCACGGTTGGATCAGGACTTCcattgttctttttggttttttgagttttttttttttttttttttttttttttttttttttttttttagttttttttctcatttagctAAAAGACATTTTGTTGCCCAGTGGGCAAAAAAGTCTATACCTGTGTTAAATTCTGAGGACACAGATGAACATAACACCAAAGTGTGAAagactacgtgtgtgtgtgtgtgtgtgtgttagaagtcAACCCACAGTAGTCAGTTCTCTCTCATTCCCCACGTAGGTCCTAAGAATCAAACTAGgttggactggaaagatggttcaatggttacgagcactggctgctcttccagaggacctggttcaattcccagcacccacatgatagcttataactgtaactctagttccaagggacccaacaccctcagaCAGGggaaacaccagtgcacataaaaataaatcctaaaaataaatataatagattttttttttaaagtatcaaaCTAGGTCATAAGGTTTGGTGGCAGACCTTAACCTGCTGATCTGTCTCATCAGCCCTGAAGGACTATTCTATCCAGTTCTTTTTTCCATactatatatactttaaagggttttgtgtgtattttatgtttgtaagtattttgtctccatgtacatctgcacatcagaagaaggcatcagttctctctatagatagttgtgagccaccgtgtggttgctggaaattgaactcaggacctctggaggagcagccattgcttttaactgctaaaccatctctctaaccaCATCTAATATATTTTGATAGTATTCTTTTCCCGCACGCAACTCCTCATAGATTCCCCCCACCTCTCCAAGCTacctacccaacttcatgttctctctctctctctctgtttttctgtcattaatttacaatcttttttttaaaatatttatttattatggatacaatattctgtctgggtgtatgcctgctggccagaagagggcaccagacctcattacagatggttgtgagccaccatgtggttgctgggaattgaactcaggacctttggaagagcaggcaatgctcttaacctctgagccatttctccagcccctacaatCTTATCTAGTATAAGCATTCCAGAGTTTACTTCTTTTGGTTCTTGTAAACATTCTTCATGTCTGTTAAAGGGATGAATTAAGCTTCCCTATTTCTTATGTAACTGGTGCCTTACTATAAAGAAAAGTACAGCAAATCCAGATCCAAAGTACATGGTCCTCATAGCCAACAACTGCCTTTTGTCTTCCATGAAAAGTGGCCAATTCTTCCCTGGGCCCTCCTCGTCGTGGCTTTGACTAGCCCTGGAGGAGATGAACCTCTGGATGCTCTGGCCCCACAAGGCTCTGCTGGAAACTCATCAAACGACacagagacaaaaggaagaaTAGCCATATCTCTCAAGTCTCCTCACTACCctgctatccttttttttttttttcttaaaagaaaaagaacaaaccttGAGTCgacttttgcttatttgttttgtgagacagggtctctctgttacatagcccctgctgtcctggaacttggctaTGTAGACCAatcagcctggcctccaactcagagatttgcctgcctctgtctccccaatgctgggattaaaggtgtgtgccatcaccacctgactctttttttttcttttaaatttatttatttatatttatgtatgagtgctctgcaagtcagaagagggcatcagatctcattacagatgggtgtgagccaccatgtggttgctgggaattgaactctggacctctggaggagcagccagtgttcttaaccactgagccatctctccaacccttgaaGGGCTATTCTTAGCAGCATGTTTCTTACTGCAGTTCTAAGCAGAACAATTATGTGGAATGATCGTTTCTTACGTTGTAGGATACTGCACTTTCCTGGCCTCTAGGTTCTAAATGTCAATAGCATCCTTCAGTCATTGATAGTCCAACCTTTCTCTTCTGAGCAAATGTCCCTCTGCAGTTGGTTGTTTTAACTCTGGCTCTTTACTCTTTTAGTAGCCCACAACCcagctcccaaagaaatcacacacagagtcttattcttagaattttttatttatttttgtttttattttgtttgtttaagaatggttttatttttaaactgccaTTAAACTTATCTAATATATAGAAAAATTCATAAGGCAACTGATGAAAACATTAGAACTAAAGCTGCTCCCAAAACTGCATTTTGAAACATGAATCTCATTCTTTCTTATAATTGCCCAGCCTCAGCTTGGTGTTGtaaaccagcttttcttaaattatcccgtctatCTTTTGACTCTGGgcatttatctttctctatttctgtttacctACCTTGCTTTtactcttactctgtgactggctgtggGGGGCCACTAGCATCCTCCTTTCCTTGCtcttgctctttttccttttcccagatatctcctcctatttatactctcttcCCACCAGCACCGTCCATCCTGTCTCCTGCCGTGcgattggctgttcagctctttattagaccatcaggtgttttagaaaggcaaagtaacatagcttcacaAAGGtaaacaacataaaagaatacaacacatctttacatcattaaacaaatgttccacagcataaacaagtgtaacacatcttgaAGTAATGTTCTACCACTGTCTTCTGTGAGTTTATACCACCCACCCTTACTTTCA
This window contains:
- the LOC119818750 gene encoding cytochrome c oxidase subunit 7C, mitochondrial-like, translated to MSAKTRRPMMYPTALPLYHKAWATEILAKQQQQHASIALWGQSIQRFISSRASQSHDEEGPGKNWPLFMEDKRQLLAMRTMYFGSGFAVLFFIVRHQLHKK